A window of the Radiobacillus deserti genome harbors these coding sequences:
- a CDS encoding FUSC family protein — MKRFRFIGGRIGKTGLAVFLTSFICMSLGWPPVFAVITAIVTIEPTVSDSIRKGIIRFPASAIGSAYAVLFIYLFKDSPITYTAAAVLTIITCFKLKLRDGLLVATLTSVAMVEVIHSHFFISFLIRLGTTSIGLVVSTLVNFLVLPPNYTNKIHSNIKELVSETASAIECVVEELILKKNDLDARKRSSFAKVREKLHKTELLSKFQQEESKYHPLDKGGKDLFEAELKQLSTLRLIHYHLGNLMNTPLPGGRWSETELNTIRNAVKALTEELKQPTNFQIREHRNQIKQVMKQFWKASEQGGSDSLEEDTYFSSEIIILYELLSIFSLTESLLKEWEV; from the coding sequence ATGAAACGATTTCGGTTTATAGGTGGAAGAATCGGAAAAACTGGCCTCGCCGTCTTTCTCACTTCATTTATTTGTATGAGTCTAGGCTGGCCTCCTGTTTTTGCTGTCATTACTGCCATTGTTACTATTGAACCAACAGTGTCTGACTCTATAAGAAAAGGAATTATTCGTTTTCCAGCTTCTGCGATTGGATCTGCTTATGCTGTACTCTTTATTTATTTGTTTAAAGATTCTCCTATCACTTATACGGCTGCTGCAGTATTAACGATTATAACTTGCTTTAAATTAAAGCTTCGCGATGGGTTACTCGTGGCTACCTTGACCTCGGTTGCAATGGTCGAAGTCATTCATAGTCACTTTTTTATCTCTTTTCTGATACGGTTGGGTACGACATCGATTGGACTTGTTGTGTCTACGCTGGTAAACTTTCTAGTTTTACCTCCAAACTATACGAATAAAATCCATTCCAATATTAAAGAGTTAGTTTCAGAGACCGCTTCCGCAATAGAATGTGTCGTAGAAGAGTTGATCTTGAAAAAAAACGATTTAGATGCGAGAAAAAGAAGCTCATTTGCAAAGGTACGGGAAAAGCTCCATAAAACGGAATTGTTATCCAAATTTCAACAGGAAGAAAGTAAATATCATCCACTTGATAAAGGTGGAAAAGACTTATTTGAAGCAGAGCTTAAACAGCTTTCCACCTTACGGCTCATCCATTATCATTTAGGCAATCTCATGAACACACCATTACCTGGTGGAAGATGGTCAGAAACAGAGTTAAACACCATACGCAATGCCGTAAAAGCTTTAACAGAGGAGCTTAAACAACCAACAAACTTTCAAATTAGAGAACACCGAAATCAAATAAAACAAGTCATGAAGCAATTTTGGAAAGCAAGTGAACAAGGAGGCTCGGACTCATTAGAGGAAGACACGTATTTTTCATCCGAAATCATTATTTTATATGAGCTATTATCGATTTTTTCATTAACAGAGAGTCTATTAAAGGAATGGGAAGTCTAG
- a CDS encoding YwgA family protein, whose protein sequence is MLENHAKLIQFFSVSDELVGRKKLQKMIYILKKNQIPFEEKYEFHFYGPYSEELTLRIEELCNLGFLSETKEKKSNYYQYRYKVTEQGQSFLEQFNIELPPLENMVTQMKEKSSRFLELVSTILYFDHLSKEEVEEKVQVVKRKQNFTEDDFKEAWSFIEEMSKLVTH, encoded by the coding sequence GTGCTTGAAAATCACGCAAAGTTAATCCAGTTTTTTTCTGTATCGGACGAATTAGTAGGGCGTAAAAAACTGCAAAAAATGATTTATATTCTCAAAAAAAATCAGATTCCATTTGAAGAGAAGTATGAGTTTCACTTTTACGGACCGTATTCTGAAGAATTAACATTACGTATTGAAGAGCTTTGTAACCTCGGATTTCTTTCGGAAACGAAAGAGAAAAAAAGCAATTATTATCAATATCGTTATAAAGTGACCGAGCAAGGTCAATCCTTTTTGGAGCAATTCAATATAGAGCTACCACCTTTGGAAAATATGGTGACACAAATGAAAGAAAAAAGTTCTAGATTTCTAGAACTTGTATCTACTATTCTATATTTTGACCATCTATCAAAAGAGGAAGTAGAAGAGAAGGTACAGGTAGTGAAACGAAAACAGAACTTTACTGAGGATGACTTTAAGGAAGCTTGGTCATTCATTGAAGAGATGAGTAAACTAGTAACTCATTAA
- a CDS encoding HD domain-containing protein, protein MSYKTEQLHEEKVFKDPVHRYIHVKDRVIWDLIGAKEFQRLRRIKQLGTTHLTFHGAEHSRFNHSLGVYEIVRRIIQNFEGRPNWNPAERILCLCAALLHDLGHGPFSHSFEKVFRLDHEDFTRKIILGKTEVNAILKRVEPDFPQQVADVINKTYEDKLVVSLISSQIDADRMDYLQRDAYFTGVSYGHFDMERILRVMRPMEDQVVIKETGMHAVEDYIMSRYQMYWQVYFHPVTRSAEVILSKILHRAKHLYEEGYQFALEPTHFLSFFSGEVELEEYIELDESIALYYFHMWQRENDNILKDLCDRFMNRRLFKYIEFNPNLQMNEWMELFSLFKEVEIDPDYYLVVDSSSDLPYDFYRPGEEEERLPIHLLLPKNNELKELSRQSDIVESISGKKRTDHKLYFPLDLLDKISDDHQGKTRIFEILFG, encoded by the coding sequence ATGTCTTATAAAACGGAACAATTACATGAAGAAAAAGTGTTTAAAGACCCCGTTCATCGCTATATTCATGTGAAGGATCGTGTTATTTGGGATCTGATAGGTGCAAAAGAGTTTCAAAGACTAAGACGAATTAAACAGTTAGGTACAACGCACCTTACCTTTCATGGGGCAGAGCATAGCCGTTTCAATCATTCACTAGGTGTATATGAGATTGTACGACGCATTATTCAAAATTTTGAAGGACGACCGAATTGGAATCCAGCGGAAAGAATTTTATGTCTTTGTGCGGCGCTACTTCATGATCTAGGCCACGGTCCCTTTTCTCATTCCTTTGAAAAGGTGTTTAGATTAGACCATGAAGATTTTACAAGGAAAATTATTCTTGGCAAAACAGAAGTGAATGCCATTTTAAAGCGTGTGGAGCCAGATTTCCCTCAACAAGTGGCTGATGTTATCAACAAAACATATGAGGACAAGCTTGTTGTAAGTCTCATTTCCAGTCAAATAGATGCAGATCGTATGGATTATTTACAGAGGGACGCATATTTCACTGGCGTAAGCTACGGTCATTTTGATATGGAACGTATTCTTAGAGTGATGAGGCCAATGGAAGATCAAGTTGTAATCAAAGAGACTGGTATGCATGCGGTAGAAGACTACATTATGAGTCGCTATCAAATGTATTGGCAGGTGTACTTTCACCCTGTTACGCGTAGTGCGGAAGTTATACTATCGAAAATATTGCATCGTGCCAAGCACTTATATGAGGAAGGCTATCAGTTTGCTTTAGAGCCAACCCATTTCCTCTCTTTCTTTTCAGGAGAAGTGGAGCTGGAAGAGTACATAGAGCTAGATGAATCCATTGCACTCTATTACTTCCATATGTGGCAGCGAGAGAATGACAACATTTTAAAGGATTTATGTGATCGGTTTATGAACCGTCGCCTATTTAAATACATCGAGTTTAACCCTAATTTGCAAATGAACGAATGGATGGAGCTTTTTTCTTTGTTTAAAGAAGTAGAGATAGATCCCGATTATTATTTAGTTGTGGATTCCTCGTCTGACTTACCGTATGACTTTTATCGACCAGGAGAGGAAGAGGAACGCCTCCCGATTCATTTGTTGTTGCCAAAAAACAACGAACTGAAGGAGTTATCTCGTCAATCGGATATCGTTGAATCCATTTCTGGTAAAAAAAGAACAGATCATAAGCTTTATTTTCCATTAGATTTGTTAGATAAAATTTCAGATGATCATCAGGGGAAGACACGGATTTTTGAAATACTGTTTGGATAA
- a CDS encoding lipoate--protein ligase family protein, translated as MTDWKTFFNASAFRLIDQSALNPNFKALHSFAVDDALAISISNQTSHPAARLWVHDQTIVLGIPDARLPYVKEATDWLRSKEYDVVVRNSGGLAVVLDRGVLNVSLLIPDAKAVSIHDGYEAMVSFIQAMFQDLTTNIEAFEVVGSYCPGDYDLSIGGKKFAGISQRRVKNGTAVQIYLCVEGDGKARAELIRQFYAIGLQGEKGKFSYPDVDPDTMASLQQLLQKSVTVGEVKRRLIQTLDQLQVPIESDKLRTDEMESYKQRLEQMKDRNRKIFDWFRDEDYEGG; from the coding sequence ATGACCGATTGGAAAACTTTTTTTAACGCTTCTGCGTTTCGACTCATAGATCAAAGTGCATTAAATCCGAATTTTAAAGCACTTCACTCTTTTGCAGTGGATGATGCGTTAGCAATCTCTATCAGTAATCAAACATCCCATCCTGCTGCACGTTTATGGGTCCATGATCAAACAATTGTACTAGGAATACCGGATGCCCGCTTACCTTATGTAAAGGAAGCAACGGATTGGTTAAGAAGCAAGGAATATGATGTAGTGGTGCGTAATTCAGGAGGCCTAGCAGTTGTATTAGATCGTGGAGTACTAAATGTATCGTTATTAATACCTGATGCTAAGGCTGTCAGTATCCACGATGGCTATGAAGCGATGGTTTCCTTTATCCAAGCGATGTTCCAAGACCTCACTACAAATATAGAAGCATTTGAAGTGGTCGGGTCCTATTGTCCCGGTGACTATGACCTTAGTATTGGCGGGAAAAAGTTCGCAGGCATTTCGCAACGGAGAGTCAAGAACGGGACTGCTGTTCAAATATATTTGTGTGTGGAAGGAGACGGAAAAGCACGCGCTGAACTAATCCGACAGTTTTATGCAATTGGTTTACAAGGGGAAAAAGGAAAATTCTCGTACCCAGATGTTGATCCTGACACGATGGCATCTTTGCAACAATTACTTCAGAAGTCTGTTACAGTAGGGGAAGTCAAGAGACGACTCATTCAAACACTAGACCAACTACAAGTACCGATTGAGTCTGACAAATTACGAACAGATGAAATGGAATCGTACAAGCAGCGATTAGAGCAAATGAAGGATCGCAATAGAAAAATATTCGATTGGTTTCGAGATGAAGATTATGAAGGGGGATAA
- the menC gene encoding o-succinylbenzoate synthase, translated as MALKYPFETSFGSVDNKDFFIVEVVDQNGIKGYGESVAFTAPWYTEETTETTKYMLEEFLIPLLLGSDWNHPGELTRIFGSVQKNNMAKAALEGAVWDVYAKQNRTSLAEMLGGTRERVEVGVSIGIQPTIEKLISVIEKNVAAGYKRVKLKVKPGWDVDMLKEVRSVFPTLPIMVDANSAYTLEDVEHLRQFDSYNLLMMEQPLGQHDLVDHATLQKELSTPICLDEGITSYTDAKTAIALGSCQIMNIKIGRVGGITEAIRIHDLCRQHNLAVWCGGMLESGVGRAHNIALASLPQFKLPGDISASTRYWEQDIVKPEVMMNNGFIQVPNGYGIGYEIDWDVLNEFKVETTSFSK; from the coding sequence ATGGCTTTGAAATATCCATTCGAAACGAGCTTTGGGTCGGTGGATAATAAAGATTTTTTTATCGTTGAGGTAGTGGATCAAAATGGAATCAAAGGCTATGGGGAATCCGTTGCATTTACTGCACCTTGGTACACAGAAGAAACCACGGAGACGACAAAATATATGTTAGAAGAGTTTTTGATTCCATTACTGCTTGGGTCAGATTGGAATCACCCTGGGGAGCTTACGCGAATTTTTGGATCTGTACAAAAAAATAATATGGCAAAAGCGGCATTAGAAGGTGCGGTATGGGATGTTTATGCGAAGCAAAACCGAACGTCTTTAGCAGAAATGTTAGGTGGGACGAGAGAACGGGTAGAGGTCGGTGTTAGTATTGGCATACAGCCAACGATAGAAAAGCTAATCAGCGTTATCGAAAAAAACGTAGCTGCTGGGTACAAACGAGTAAAGTTAAAGGTGAAGCCTGGTTGGGATGTTGACATGCTAAAAGAGGTAAGAAGTGTTTTCCCGACCCTTCCTATTATGGTGGATGCGAATTCAGCATACACATTGGAGGATGTTGAGCATTTAAGACAATTTGATTCGTATAACCTTTTGATGATGGAACAACCCTTAGGCCAGCATGACTTAGTGGATCACGCAACCTTACAAAAAGAGCTTAGTACTCCGATATGCTTAGATGAAGGCATCACGTCCTATACAGATGCAAAAACGGCTATTGCTCTTGGCAGCTGTCAAATCATGAATATAAAAATAGGAAGAGTCGGGGGTATTACAGAGGCAATCCGAATACACGATTTATGCAGGCAACACAATCTTGCTGTCTGGTGTGGAGGAATGCTTGAGTCGGGGGTAGGGCGTGCCCATAATATCGCATTAGCAAGTCTGCCACAATTCAAGCTGCCAGGGGACATATCTGCATCCACTCGTTACTGGGAGCAGGATATCGTGAAACCGGAGGTTATGATGAATAATGGCTTCATCCAAGTTCCGAACGGATATGGGATTGGATATGAAATAGACTGGGATGTGTTGAATGAATTCAAGGTAGAGACCACGTCTTTTTCAAAATAG
- the pta gene encoding phosphate acetyltransferase yields MSDLFDNLKTKLEGNTKKIVFPEALDERVLRAVSSLKKEGIVEPVLIGEEDKVVQKATDFGIDITSVQIVDPQQYANFDQMVASFVERRKGKATEEQAKEILLNVNYFGTMLVYMKEADGLVSGATHSTADTVRPALQIIKTKAGIKKTSGVFIMAREEEKYVFADCAINIAPDSQDLAEIALASADTAAMFDIDPKVAMLSFSTKGSAKSEETERVSQAVSIAKEQNPTLVLDGEFQFDAAFVPSVAEKKAPDSVLKGDANVFIFPSLEAGNIGYKIAQRLGSFDAVGPILQGLNSPVNDLSRGCNEEDVYKLALITAAQSL; encoded by the coding sequence ATGTCAGATTTATTTGATAATTTAAAAACAAAATTGGAAGGAAACACCAAGAAAATCGTGTTTCCGGAGGCATTGGATGAAAGAGTTCTTCGTGCGGTAAGCTCCTTGAAAAAGGAGGGAATTGTAGAACCTGTATTAATTGGTGAAGAAGATAAAGTGGTACAGAAAGCAACTGATTTTGGAATAGACATCACTTCGGTGCAAATTGTAGACCCTCAGCAATATGCCAATTTTGATCAAATGGTAGCTAGCTTTGTGGAAAGAAGAAAAGGCAAGGCTACAGAAGAACAAGCGAAAGAGATTCTTTTAAATGTAAATTACTTTGGGACGATGCTTGTGTATATGAAGGAAGCGGATGGACTAGTAAGTGGAGCGACACATTCCACGGCAGACACCGTAAGACCAGCTTTGCAAATTATTAAGACAAAAGCAGGTATTAAAAAGACGTCTGGTGTGTTCATCATGGCTCGTGAAGAGGAAAAATACGTATTTGCAGACTGTGCCATCAACATCGCACCAGATAGTCAAGACTTAGCGGAGATTGCATTGGCTAGTGCAGACACAGCAGCGATGTTTGACATTGATCCGAAAGTGGCAATGCTAAGCTTTTCTACGAAAGGCTCGGCTAAATCAGAAGAAACAGAGCGAGTTTCTCAAGCGGTTTCCATTGCAAAAGAACAAAACCCTACCCTAGTTCTAGATGGAGAATTTCAATTTGATGCAGCATTTGTTCCTTCTGTTGCAGAAAAGAAGGCGCCTGATTCTGTATTGAAAGGGGACGCTAATGTATTCATTTTCCCTAGCCTAGAGGCAGGAAATATTGGATACAAGATTGCGCAACGTTTAGGGAGTTTTGATGCAGTTGGACCAATTCTTCAAGGGTTGAATAGTCCTGTTAATGATTTATCAAGAGGCTGTAATGAAGAGGATGTATATAAGCTTGCCTTGATTACAGCAGCACAATCTTTATAG